In the Arthrobacter sp. 31Y genome, one interval contains:
- a CDS encoding MFS transporter, translating to MNPHQAVRPDIPPSQRWPLYAAGFTTAFGAHAVAAGLGAESADIGLSLLTLGVLLALYDVAEVFLKPVFGALSDRIGPKPVIVGGLVAFSAASLIGLWADQPALLAAARLGQGMAASAFSPASSASVARLAGGKTGHYFGRYGSWKGLGYAVGPLLGAVAIIIGGFSLLFGILASLGMAVAAWALASVPRLRPLPRPRYTIMDVWRQSTERSFLGPTLVLAAATGALGAAVGFLPALAAREGLGTAGSVAVVTVLAIASALIQPRVGRLRDQGRLADRPGMVAGLLAISAGTLLAGVLPGAVWIYCAAVLIGVGIGVATPLAFAHLADATPAERLGRTMGSAELGRELGDAGGPLLVGGVAVAAGLPWGLGALALVVGAATFAAPAITKAATDDAPVPGTPS from the coding sequence GTGAATCCCCACCAAGCAGTTCGTCCTGATATTCCGCCCAGCCAGCGCTGGCCTCTCTACGCAGCGGGCTTTACCACCGCCTTCGGCGCCCATGCTGTCGCTGCTGGACTGGGGGCTGAAAGCGCCGACATCGGGCTCAGCTTGCTGACTCTTGGCGTCCTGCTGGCTTTGTACGACGTCGCGGAAGTGTTTCTCAAGCCAGTGTTTGGTGCCCTCAGCGACCGTATTGGACCCAAACCGGTCATCGTGGGTGGGCTGGTGGCCTTCTCCGCCGCCTCCTTGATTGGTTTGTGGGCCGATCAGCCCGCCCTGCTCGCCGCTGCGCGCTTGGGGCAGGGGATGGCCGCCTCCGCCTTTTCACCGGCCTCATCCGCCAGTGTCGCCCGGCTCGCAGGCGGGAAGACCGGACACTACTTTGGACGGTACGGCTCATGGAAAGGGCTCGGCTACGCTGTCGGCCCACTCTTGGGAGCCGTGGCCATCATCATCGGAGGGTTCAGCCTCCTGTTCGGCATTCTTGCGTCGCTGGGCATGGCGGTGGCTGCGTGGGCCCTTGCATCGGTACCCCGCTTGCGGCCGCTGCCCCGGCCCAGATACACCATCATGGATGTGTGGCGACAGAGCACCGAGCGGTCATTCCTTGGGCCAACGCTGGTACTGGCTGCAGCCACGGGAGCCCTTGGGGCAGCCGTTGGTTTTCTCCCTGCCCTGGCCGCACGGGAGGGGCTGGGGACAGCGGGCAGCGTGGCTGTCGTCACGGTGCTTGCAATAGCCTCCGCGCTGATACAGCCCCGCGTCGGCCGGCTTCGCGATCAAGGAAGGCTCGCCGACAGGCCAGGGATGGTGGCCGGCCTGCTCGCCATCTCGGCAGGAACCCTGCTGGCCGGAGTGTTGCCCGGCGCGGTCTGGATCTACTGCGCGGCCGTGCTCATCGGCGTGGGAATCGGTGTTGCCACGCCTCTCGCTTTCGCCCACCTGGCCGATGCCACGCCCGCCGAACGCCTCGGCAGGACAATGGGCTCAGCCGAACTTGGCCGTGAACTTGGCGACGCCGGTGGGCCGCTGCTGGTGGGCGGTGTTGCCGTAGCCGCCGGGCTGCCCTGGGGTCTGGGAGCGTTGGCTTTGGTGGTGGGTGCAGCTACGTTCGCCGCCCCCGCAATCACTAAAGCAGCCACTGACGATGCCCCGGTTCCGGGGACCCCGAGCTAA
- a CDS encoding Chromate resistance protein ChrB, with translation MIDERWLLILVQVPAQPSRHRVAVWRELRRTGAVPLSPGTWVLPAHPAFDEGLTRAEALVAKGEGSWTLVDAVPRDQGAGAFRNAFEAARLEEWNEFTADCGKFEQEIAKEISREKFTFAELEEEEQSLERLRRWFRELKSRDVLHLPQAEDASAHLARCAEALEAYASLVYEATLPQ, from the coding sequence GTGATTGATGAACGTTGGCTGCTGATTTTGGTCCAGGTTCCGGCCCAGCCCTCCCGGCACAGGGTGGCCGTGTGGCGCGAATTGCGTCGGACTGGGGCGGTTCCGTTGTCGCCGGGAACCTGGGTTCTTCCTGCCCACCCGGCCTTTGATGAGGGCCTCACTCGAGCTGAGGCGCTGGTAGCGAAGGGTGAAGGATCCTGGACGCTGGTGGACGCTGTGCCCCGGGATCAAGGGGCGGGTGCGTTCCGTAACGCGTTCGAAGCAGCCCGGTTGGAGGAATGGAACGAGTTCACGGCCGATTGTGGCAAATTCGAGCAGGAGATCGCCAAAGAGATCTCACGGGAGAAGTTCACTTTCGCCGAACTGGAGGAAGAAGAGCAGAGCCTTGAGCGCTTGAGGCGCTGGTTTAGGGAGCTGAAATCCCGCGATGTCCTCCACCTGCCCCAGGCGGAGGACGCTTCTGCACATTTGGCTCGATGCGCCGAAGCCCTGGAAGCTTACGCGTCCCTGGTGTATGAAGCGACGCTGCCACAGTAG